In one Balaenoptera ricei isolate mBalRic1 chromosome 20, mBalRic1.hap2, whole genome shotgun sequence genomic region, the following are encoded:
- the TEPSIN gene encoding AP-4 complex accessory subunit tepsin isoform X2, translated as MAVTVPLRDRLSFLHRLPILLKGTSDDDVPCPGYLFEEITKISHESLGSSQCLLEYLLSRLQSGSGRVKLKVLKIMLHLCGHGSSSFLLILKRNPAFIQEAAVFTGPPDPLHGNSLYQKVRAAAQDLGAALFSDALSPLPPSQPPRALPPAGMGSHSRPQSALQGFGYSKERGHTGSAGEAFLSTIQKAAEMVASAMRPGPESPSSQRSLLRGDAYQPAVTPSASLGPPTPRNPLPRAGPAMRHQPGQAGGGWDELDSSPNSQDSSQENDDLGKASDSGSPSGSDSPSGASRAPSDLAERVEAVTLSDCQQELSLVRAVTRGPHCFLSREEVQHFVKECGLLNCEAVLELLVRHLGATSECVQMRALGAIASLGCTDLLSQERVLLLARPRLQELSVGSPGPVTNKATKILRHFEASCRQWPPARRPPAEPGPAVARVGPSDLLTDTLPFTEGQAFLQPLSSALFSPKDTAPPSGLQPGPVPPTSLDGCPLPAHADAREAKTRLAGSREQGAGSERGPFGTDTAKGGPELDPGPGDSCDSLFAGMELVACPRLVGAGTAAEEPLPACQAPWTLSQRVAAKEPSGSEPSAFAFLNS; from the exons ATGGCGGTCACGGTGCCGCTGCGGGACCGCCTGAGCTTCCTGCACCGG CTCCCGATTCTCCTGAAGGGAACGTCGGATGACGACGTCCCATGTCCAGGCTACCTGTTTGAGGAGATCACCA AGATCTCCCACGAGTCCCTGGGCAGCAGCCAGTGCCTCCTGGAGTACCTGCTGAGCCGTCTGCAGAGCGGCTCTGGCCGTGTGAAGCTCAAG GTACTGAAGATCATGCTGCACCTGTGTGGTCATGGCTCCTCGTCCTTCCTGCTCATCCTTAAGCGCAACCCCGCCTTCATCCAGGAAGCCGCAG TTTTCACAGGACCCCCGGATCCTCTCCACGGGAACAGCTTGTACCAGAAGGTGCGGGCGGCTGCCCAG GACTTGGGGGCTGCCTTGTTCTCGGACGCCTTGtcacctctgcctccctcccagccgCCCAGGGCCCTGCCTCCAGCAG GCATGGGCTCCCATTCCAGGCCCCAGAGCGCCCTACAGGGCTTTGGCTACAGCAAGGAACGGGGCCACACAG GCTCTGCGGGCGAAGCCTTCCTGTCCACCATCCAGAAGGCCGCAGAGATGGTGGCCAGCGCCATGCGCCCTGGGCCTGAGAGCCCCAGCTCCCAGAGGTCCCTTCTGCGAGGTGACGCCTACCAGCCGGCTGTGACACCTTCAGCCAGCCTcggccccccaacccccaggaacCCTCTCCCCAGGGCCGGCCCAG CCATGAGACACCAGCCTGGGCAGGCCGGAGGCGGCTGGGATGAGCTGGACAGCAGCCCAAACTCTCAGGATTCTTCCCAGGAGAATGACGACCTGGGCAAGGCCTCAGACTCAGGTAGTCCGTCGGGCAGTGACAGCCCCTCAGGGGCCAGCCGGGCACCCAGCGACCTGGCAGAAAG GGTCGAGGCCGTGACCCTGAGTGACTGCCAGCAGGAGCTGAGCCTGGTCCGGGCCGTGACACGGGGGCCGCACTGCTTCCTGAGCCGAGAGGAGGTGCAGCACTTCGTCAAAGA GTGTGGACTCCTCAACTGTGAGGCCGTGCTGGAGCTGCTCGTCCGCCACCTGGGCGCAACCAGCGAGTGCGTGCAGATG AGAGCCCTGGGTGCCATCGCCTCCCTCGGGTGCACCGACCTGCTCTCCCAGGAGCGAGTCCTGCTCCTTGCCCGGCCTCGGCTGCAGGAGCTCAGCGTGGGCAGCCCCGGACCCGTGACCAACAAGGCCACCAAG ATCCTGAGACACTTTGAAGCCTCCTGCCGACAGTGGCCCCCTGCCCGGAGGCCCCCAGCCGAGCCTGGCCCCGCAGTCGCCCGTGTGGGCCCGTCAGACCTGCTGACCGACACCCTGCCTTTCACCGAGGGCCAGGCCTTCCTGCAGCCTCTGAGTTCAGCTCTGTTTTCGCCCAAGGACACTGCTCCCCCATCGGGGCTGCAGCCCGGCCCTGTGCCCCCGACTTCCCTGGACGGCTGCCCCCTTCCAGCCCATGCGGATGCCAGGGAGGCCAAGACCAGACTGGCAGGTTCCAGAGAGCAGGGGGCTGGATCGGAGCGGGGCCCGTTCGGCACAGACACTGCAAAGGGAGGGCCAGAGCTTGACCCGGGCCCCGGGGATAGCTGTGACTCCTTGTTTGCTGGCATGGAACTGGTGGCCTGTCCCCGCCTGGTGGGGGCCGGGACTGCTGCAGAAGAGCCCCTCCCAGCCTGCCAGGCTCCCTGGACACTGTCACAGAGAGTGGCAGCAAAAGAGCCTTCTGGCTCTGAGCCATCAGCTTTCGCATTCTTAAACTCATGA
- the TEPSIN gene encoding AP-4 complex accessory subunit tepsin isoform X5 encodes MAVTVPLRDRLSFLHRLPILLKGTSDDDVPCPGYLFEEITKISHESLGSSQCLLEYLLSRLQSGSGRVKLKVLKIMLHLCGHGSSSFLLILKRNPAFIQEAAVFTGPPDPLHGNSLYQKVRAAAQDLGAALFSDALSPLPPSQPPRALPPAGMGSHSRPQSALQGFGYSKERGHTGSAGEAFLSTIQKAAEMVASAMRPGPESPSSQRSLLRAMRHQPGQAGGGWDELDSSPNSQDSSQENDDLGKASDSGSPSGSDSPSGASRAPSDLAERVEAVTLSDCQQELSLVRAVTRGPHCFLSREEVQHFVKECGLLNCEAVLELLVRHLGATSECVQMRALGAIASLGCTDLLSQERVLLLARPRLQELSVGSPGPVTNKATKILRHFEASCRQWPPARRPPAEPGPAVARVGPSDLLTDTLPFTEGQAFLQPLSSALFSPKDTAPPSGLQPGPVPPTSLDGCPLPAHADAREAKTRLAGSREQGAGSERGPFGTDTAKGGPELDPGPGDSCDSLFAGMELVACPRLVGAGTAAEEPLPACQAPWTLSQRVAAKEPSGSEPSAFAFLNS; translated from the exons ATGGCGGTCACGGTGCCGCTGCGGGACCGCCTGAGCTTCCTGCACCGG CTCCCGATTCTCCTGAAGGGAACGTCGGATGACGACGTCCCATGTCCAGGCTACCTGTTTGAGGAGATCACCA AGATCTCCCACGAGTCCCTGGGCAGCAGCCAGTGCCTCCTGGAGTACCTGCTGAGCCGTCTGCAGAGCGGCTCTGGCCGTGTGAAGCTCAAG GTACTGAAGATCATGCTGCACCTGTGTGGTCATGGCTCCTCGTCCTTCCTGCTCATCCTTAAGCGCAACCCCGCCTTCATCCAGGAAGCCGCAG TTTTCACAGGACCCCCGGATCCTCTCCACGGGAACAGCTTGTACCAGAAGGTGCGGGCGGCTGCCCAG GACTTGGGGGCTGCCTTGTTCTCGGACGCCTTGtcacctctgcctccctcccagccgCCCAGGGCCCTGCCTCCAGCAG GCATGGGCTCCCATTCCAGGCCCCAGAGCGCCCTACAGGGCTTTGGCTACAGCAAGGAACGGGGCCACACAG GCTCTGCGGGCGAAGCCTTCCTGTCCACCATCCAGAAGGCCGCAGAGATGGTGGCCAGCGCCATGCGCCCTGGGCCTGAGAGCCCCAGCTCCCAGAGGTCCCTTCTGCGAG CCATGAGACACCAGCCTGGGCAGGCCGGAGGCGGCTGGGATGAGCTGGACAGCAGCCCAAACTCTCAGGATTCTTCCCAGGAGAATGACGACCTGGGCAAGGCCTCAGACTCAGGTAGTCCGTCGGGCAGTGACAGCCCCTCAGGGGCCAGCCGGGCACCCAGCGACCTGGCAGAAAG GGTCGAGGCCGTGACCCTGAGTGACTGCCAGCAGGAGCTGAGCCTGGTCCGGGCCGTGACACGGGGGCCGCACTGCTTCCTGAGCCGAGAGGAGGTGCAGCACTTCGTCAAAGA GTGTGGACTCCTCAACTGTGAGGCCGTGCTGGAGCTGCTCGTCCGCCACCTGGGCGCAACCAGCGAGTGCGTGCAGATG AGAGCCCTGGGTGCCATCGCCTCCCTCGGGTGCACCGACCTGCTCTCCCAGGAGCGAGTCCTGCTCCTTGCCCGGCCTCGGCTGCAGGAGCTCAGCGTGGGCAGCCCCGGACCCGTGACCAACAAGGCCACCAAG ATCCTGAGACACTTTGAAGCCTCCTGCCGACAGTGGCCCCCTGCCCGGAGGCCCCCAGCCGAGCCTGGCCCCGCAGTCGCCCGTGTGGGCCCGTCAGACCTGCTGACCGACACCCTGCCTTTCACCGAGGGCCAGGCCTTCCTGCAGCCTCTGAGTTCAGCTCTGTTTTCGCCCAAGGACACTGCTCCCCCATCGGGGCTGCAGCCCGGCCCTGTGCCCCCGACTTCCCTGGACGGCTGCCCCCTTCCAGCCCATGCGGATGCCAGGGAGGCCAAGACCAGACTGGCAGGTTCCAGAGAGCAGGGGGCTGGATCGGAGCGGGGCCCGTTCGGCACAGACACTGCAAAGGGAGGGCCAGAGCTTGACCCGGGCCCCGGGGATAGCTGTGACTCCTTGTTTGCTGGCATGGAACTGGTGGCCTGTCCCCGCCTGGTGGGGGCCGGGACTGCTGCAGAAGAGCCCCTCCCAGCCTGCCAGGCTCCCTGGACACTGTCACAGAGAGTGGCAGCAAAAGAGCCTTCTGGCTCTGAGCCATCAGCTTTCGCATTCTTAAACTCATGA
- the NDUFAF8 gene encoding NADH dehydrogenase [ubiquinone] 1 alpha subcomplex assembly factor 8, with protein MSGNGAVWGRVRSRLRAFPDRLAACGAEAAAYGRCVQASMAPGGRLRKDLCAQEFEALRSCFVAAAKKTLAGGR; from the exons ATGTCGGGGAACGGAGCGGTGTGGGGTCGCGTGCGAAGCCGCCTCCGCGCCTTCCCCGATCGCCTGGCGGCCTGTGGGGCCGAG GCCGCGGCCTACGGCAGGTGCGTGCAGGCGTCCATGGCCCCGGGCGGCCGCTTGAGAAAGGATCTGTGCGCGCAGGAGTTCGAGGCCTTACGGAGCTGCTTCGTTGCCGCG GCCAAGAAGACCCTGGCAGGAGGCCGTTAG
- the TEPSIN gene encoding AP-4 complex accessory subunit tepsin isoform X1 — protein MAVTVPLRDRLSFLHRLPILLKGTSDDDVPCPGYLFEEITKISHESLGSSQCLLEYLLSRLQSGSGRVKLKVLKIMLHLCGHGSSSFLLILKRNPAFIQEAAVFTGPPDPLHGNSLYQKVRAAAQDLGAALFSDALSPLPPSQPPRALPPAGMGSHSRPQSALQGFGYSKERGHTGSAGEAFLSTIQKAAEMVASAMRPGPESPSSQRSLLRGDAYQPAVTPSASLGPPTPRNPLPRAGPGARAMRHQPGQAGGGWDELDSSPNSQDSSQENDDLGKASDSGSPSGSDSPSGASRAPSDLAERVEAVTLSDCQQELSLVRAVTRGPHCFLSREEVQHFVKECGLLNCEAVLELLVRHLGATSECVQMRALGAIASLGCTDLLSQERVLLLARPRLQELSVGSPGPVTNKATKILRHFEASCRQWPPARRPPAEPGPAVARVGPSDLLTDTLPFTEGQAFLQPLSSALFSPKDTAPPSGLQPGPVPPTSLDGCPLPAHADAREAKTRLAGSREQGAGSERGPFGTDTAKGGPELDPGPGDSCDSLFAGMELVACPRLVGAGTAAEEPLPACQAPWTLSQRVAAKEPSGSEPSAFAFLNS, from the exons ATGGCGGTCACGGTGCCGCTGCGGGACCGCCTGAGCTTCCTGCACCGG CTCCCGATTCTCCTGAAGGGAACGTCGGATGACGACGTCCCATGTCCAGGCTACCTGTTTGAGGAGATCACCA AGATCTCCCACGAGTCCCTGGGCAGCAGCCAGTGCCTCCTGGAGTACCTGCTGAGCCGTCTGCAGAGCGGCTCTGGCCGTGTGAAGCTCAAG GTACTGAAGATCATGCTGCACCTGTGTGGTCATGGCTCCTCGTCCTTCCTGCTCATCCTTAAGCGCAACCCCGCCTTCATCCAGGAAGCCGCAG TTTTCACAGGACCCCCGGATCCTCTCCACGGGAACAGCTTGTACCAGAAGGTGCGGGCGGCTGCCCAG GACTTGGGGGCTGCCTTGTTCTCGGACGCCTTGtcacctctgcctccctcccagccgCCCAGGGCCCTGCCTCCAGCAG GCATGGGCTCCCATTCCAGGCCCCAGAGCGCCCTACAGGGCTTTGGCTACAGCAAGGAACGGGGCCACACAG GCTCTGCGGGCGAAGCCTTCCTGTCCACCATCCAGAAGGCCGCAGAGATGGTGGCCAGCGCCATGCGCCCTGGGCCTGAGAGCCCCAGCTCCCAGAGGTCCCTTCTGCGAGGTGACGCCTACCAGCCGGCTGTGACACCTTCAGCCAGCCTcggccccccaacccccaggaacCCTCTCCCCAGGGCCGGCCCAGGTGCCCGAG CCATGAGACACCAGCCTGGGCAGGCCGGAGGCGGCTGGGATGAGCTGGACAGCAGCCCAAACTCTCAGGATTCTTCCCAGGAGAATGACGACCTGGGCAAGGCCTCAGACTCAGGTAGTCCGTCGGGCAGTGACAGCCCCTCAGGGGCCAGCCGGGCACCCAGCGACCTGGCAGAAAG GGTCGAGGCCGTGACCCTGAGTGACTGCCAGCAGGAGCTGAGCCTGGTCCGGGCCGTGACACGGGGGCCGCACTGCTTCCTGAGCCGAGAGGAGGTGCAGCACTTCGTCAAAGA GTGTGGACTCCTCAACTGTGAGGCCGTGCTGGAGCTGCTCGTCCGCCACCTGGGCGCAACCAGCGAGTGCGTGCAGATG AGAGCCCTGGGTGCCATCGCCTCCCTCGGGTGCACCGACCTGCTCTCCCAGGAGCGAGTCCTGCTCCTTGCCCGGCCTCGGCTGCAGGAGCTCAGCGTGGGCAGCCCCGGACCCGTGACCAACAAGGCCACCAAG ATCCTGAGACACTTTGAAGCCTCCTGCCGACAGTGGCCCCCTGCCCGGAGGCCCCCAGCCGAGCCTGGCCCCGCAGTCGCCCGTGTGGGCCCGTCAGACCTGCTGACCGACACCCTGCCTTTCACCGAGGGCCAGGCCTTCCTGCAGCCTCTGAGTTCAGCTCTGTTTTCGCCCAAGGACACTGCTCCCCCATCGGGGCTGCAGCCCGGCCCTGTGCCCCCGACTTCCCTGGACGGCTGCCCCCTTCCAGCCCATGCGGATGCCAGGGAGGCCAAGACCAGACTGGCAGGTTCCAGAGAGCAGGGGGCTGGATCGGAGCGGGGCCCGTTCGGCACAGACACTGCAAAGGGAGGGCCAGAGCTTGACCCGGGCCCCGGGGATAGCTGTGACTCCTTGTTTGCTGGCATGGAACTGGTGGCCTGTCCCCGCCTGGTGGGGGCCGGGACTGCTGCAGAAGAGCCCCTCCCAGCCTGCCAGGCTCCCTGGACACTGTCACAGAGAGTGGCAGCAAAAGAGCCTTCTGGCTCTGAGCCATCAGCTTTCGCATTCTTAAACTCATGA
- the TEPSIN gene encoding AP-4 complex accessory subunit tepsin isoform X4, producing MTTSHVQATCLRRSPISHESLGSSQCLLEYLLSRLQSGSGRVKLKVLKIMLHLCGHGSSSFLLILKRNPAFIQEAAVFTGPPDPLHGNSLYQKVRAAAQDLGAALFSDALSPLPPSQPPRALPPAGMGSHSRPQSALQGFGYSKERGHTGSAGEAFLSTIQKAAEMVASAMRPGPESPSSQRSLLRGDAYQPAVTPSASLGPPTPRNPLPRAGPGARAMRHQPGQAGGGWDELDSSPNSQDSSQENDDLGKASDSGSPSGSDSPSGASRAPSDLAERVEAVTLSDCQQELSLVRAVTRGPHCFLSREEVQHFVKECGLLNCEAVLELLVRHLGATSECVQMRALGAIASLGCTDLLSQERVLLLARPRLQELSVGSPGPVTNKATKILRHFEASCRQWPPARRPPAEPGPAVARVGPSDLLTDTLPFTEGQAFLQPLSSALFSPKDTAPPSGLQPGPVPPTSLDGCPLPAHADAREAKTRLAGSREQGAGSERGPFGTDTAKGGPELDPGPGDSCDSLFAGMELVACPRLVGAGTAAEEPLPACQAPWTLSQRVAAKEPSGSEPSAFAFLNS from the exons ATGACGACGTCCCATGTCCAGGCTACCTGTTTGAGGAGATCACCA ATCTCCCACGAGTCCCTGGGCAGCAGCCAGTGCCTCCTGGAGTACCTGCTGAGCCGTCTGCAGAGCGGCTCTGGCCGTGTGAAGCTCAAG GTACTGAAGATCATGCTGCACCTGTGTGGTCATGGCTCCTCGTCCTTCCTGCTCATCCTTAAGCGCAACCCCGCCTTCATCCAGGAAGCCGCAG TTTTCACAGGACCCCCGGATCCTCTCCACGGGAACAGCTTGTACCAGAAGGTGCGGGCGGCTGCCCAG GACTTGGGGGCTGCCTTGTTCTCGGACGCCTTGtcacctctgcctccctcccagccgCCCAGGGCCCTGCCTCCAGCAG GCATGGGCTCCCATTCCAGGCCCCAGAGCGCCCTACAGGGCTTTGGCTACAGCAAGGAACGGGGCCACACAG GCTCTGCGGGCGAAGCCTTCCTGTCCACCATCCAGAAGGCCGCAGAGATGGTGGCCAGCGCCATGCGCCCTGGGCCTGAGAGCCCCAGCTCCCAGAGGTCCCTTCTGCGAGGTGACGCCTACCAGCCGGCTGTGACACCTTCAGCCAGCCTcggccccccaacccccaggaacCCTCTCCCCAGGGCCGGCCCAGGTGCCCGAG CCATGAGACACCAGCCTGGGCAGGCCGGAGGCGGCTGGGATGAGCTGGACAGCAGCCCAAACTCTCAGGATTCTTCCCAGGAGAATGACGACCTGGGCAAGGCCTCAGACTCAGGTAGTCCGTCGGGCAGTGACAGCCCCTCAGGGGCCAGCCGGGCACCCAGCGACCTGGCAGAAAG GGTCGAGGCCGTGACCCTGAGTGACTGCCAGCAGGAGCTGAGCCTGGTCCGGGCCGTGACACGGGGGCCGCACTGCTTCCTGAGCCGAGAGGAGGTGCAGCACTTCGTCAAAGA GTGTGGACTCCTCAACTGTGAGGCCGTGCTGGAGCTGCTCGTCCGCCACCTGGGCGCAACCAGCGAGTGCGTGCAGATG AGAGCCCTGGGTGCCATCGCCTCCCTCGGGTGCACCGACCTGCTCTCCCAGGAGCGAGTCCTGCTCCTTGCCCGGCCTCGGCTGCAGGAGCTCAGCGTGGGCAGCCCCGGACCCGTGACCAACAAGGCCACCAAG ATCCTGAGACACTTTGAAGCCTCCTGCCGACAGTGGCCCCCTGCCCGGAGGCCCCCAGCCGAGCCTGGCCCCGCAGTCGCCCGTGTGGGCCCGTCAGACCTGCTGACCGACACCCTGCCTTTCACCGAGGGCCAGGCCTTCCTGCAGCCTCTGAGTTCAGCTCTGTTTTCGCCCAAGGACACTGCTCCCCCATCGGGGCTGCAGCCCGGCCCTGTGCCCCCGACTTCCCTGGACGGCTGCCCCCTTCCAGCCCATGCGGATGCCAGGGAGGCCAAGACCAGACTGGCAGGTTCCAGAGAGCAGGGGGCTGGATCGGAGCGGGGCCCGTTCGGCACAGACACTGCAAAGGGAGGGCCAGAGCTTGACCCGGGCCCCGGGGATAGCTGTGACTCCTTGTTTGCTGGCATGGAACTGGTGGCCTGTCCCCGCCTGGTGGGGGCCGGGACTGCTGCAGAAGAGCCCCTCCCAGCCTGCCAGGCTCCCTGGACACTGTCACAGAGAGTGGCAGCAAAAGAGCCTTCTGGCTCTGAGCCATCAGCTTTCGCATTCTTAAACTCATGA
- the TEPSIN gene encoding AP-4 complex accessory subunit tepsin isoform X3, whose protein sequence is MAVTVPLRDRLSFLHRLPILLKGTSDDDVPCPGYLFEEITKISHESLGSSQCLLEYLLSRLQSGSGRVKLKVLKIMLHLCGHGSSSFLLILKRNPAFIQEAAVFTGPPDPLHGNSLYQKVRAAAQDLGAALFSDALSPLPPSQPPRALPPAGSAGEAFLSTIQKAAEMVASAMRPGPESPSSQRSLLRGDAYQPAVTPSASLGPPTPRNPLPRAGPGARAMRHQPGQAGGGWDELDSSPNSQDSSQENDDLGKASDSGSPSGSDSPSGASRAPSDLAERVEAVTLSDCQQELSLVRAVTRGPHCFLSREEVQHFVKECGLLNCEAVLELLVRHLGATSECVQMRALGAIASLGCTDLLSQERVLLLARPRLQELSVGSPGPVTNKATKILRHFEASCRQWPPARRPPAEPGPAVARVGPSDLLTDTLPFTEGQAFLQPLSSALFSPKDTAPPSGLQPGPVPPTSLDGCPLPAHADAREAKTRLAGSREQGAGSERGPFGTDTAKGGPELDPGPGDSCDSLFAGMELVACPRLVGAGTAAEEPLPACQAPWTLSQRVAAKEPSGSEPSAFAFLNS, encoded by the exons ATGGCGGTCACGGTGCCGCTGCGGGACCGCCTGAGCTTCCTGCACCGG CTCCCGATTCTCCTGAAGGGAACGTCGGATGACGACGTCCCATGTCCAGGCTACCTGTTTGAGGAGATCACCA AGATCTCCCACGAGTCCCTGGGCAGCAGCCAGTGCCTCCTGGAGTACCTGCTGAGCCGTCTGCAGAGCGGCTCTGGCCGTGTGAAGCTCAAG GTACTGAAGATCATGCTGCACCTGTGTGGTCATGGCTCCTCGTCCTTCCTGCTCATCCTTAAGCGCAACCCCGCCTTCATCCAGGAAGCCGCAG TTTTCACAGGACCCCCGGATCCTCTCCACGGGAACAGCTTGTACCAGAAGGTGCGGGCGGCTGCCCAG GACTTGGGGGCTGCCTTGTTCTCGGACGCCTTGtcacctctgcctccctcccagccgCCCAGGGCCCTGCCTCCAGCAG GCTCTGCGGGCGAAGCCTTCCTGTCCACCATCCAGAAGGCCGCAGAGATGGTGGCCAGCGCCATGCGCCCTGGGCCTGAGAGCCCCAGCTCCCAGAGGTCCCTTCTGCGAGGTGACGCCTACCAGCCGGCTGTGACACCTTCAGCCAGCCTcggccccccaacccccaggaacCCTCTCCCCAGGGCCGGCCCAGGTGCCCGAG CCATGAGACACCAGCCTGGGCAGGCCGGAGGCGGCTGGGATGAGCTGGACAGCAGCCCAAACTCTCAGGATTCTTCCCAGGAGAATGACGACCTGGGCAAGGCCTCAGACTCAGGTAGTCCGTCGGGCAGTGACAGCCCCTCAGGGGCCAGCCGGGCACCCAGCGACCTGGCAGAAAG GGTCGAGGCCGTGACCCTGAGTGACTGCCAGCAGGAGCTGAGCCTGGTCCGGGCCGTGACACGGGGGCCGCACTGCTTCCTGAGCCGAGAGGAGGTGCAGCACTTCGTCAAAGA GTGTGGACTCCTCAACTGTGAGGCCGTGCTGGAGCTGCTCGTCCGCCACCTGGGCGCAACCAGCGAGTGCGTGCAGATG AGAGCCCTGGGTGCCATCGCCTCCCTCGGGTGCACCGACCTGCTCTCCCAGGAGCGAGTCCTGCTCCTTGCCCGGCCTCGGCTGCAGGAGCTCAGCGTGGGCAGCCCCGGACCCGTGACCAACAAGGCCACCAAG ATCCTGAGACACTTTGAAGCCTCCTGCCGACAGTGGCCCCCTGCCCGGAGGCCCCCAGCCGAGCCTGGCCCCGCAGTCGCCCGTGTGGGCCCGTCAGACCTGCTGACCGACACCCTGCCTTTCACCGAGGGCCAGGCCTTCCTGCAGCCTCTGAGTTCAGCTCTGTTTTCGCCCAAGGACACTGCTCCCCCATCGGGGCTGCAGCCCGGCCCTGTGCCCCCGACTTCCCTGGACGGCTGCCCCCTTCCAGCCCATGCGGATGCCAGGGAGGCCAAGACCAGACTGGCAGGTTCCAGAGAGCAGGGGGCTGGATCGGAGCGGGGCCCGTTCGGCACAGACACTGCAAAGGGAGGGCCAGAGCTTGACCCGGGCCCCGGGGATAGCTGTGACTCCTTGTTTGCTGGCATGGAACTGGTGGCCTGTCCCCGCCTGGTGGGGGCCGGGACTGCTGCAGAAGAGCCCCTCCCAGCCTGCCAGGCTCCCTGGACACTGTCACAGAGAGTGGCAGCAAAAGAGCCTTCTGGCTCTGAGCCATCAGCTTTCGCATTCTTAAACTCATGA